The sequence ATTGTCAAGATTGAAGGTACTCCTACAGATAATCTCACTCTTGATGAAGCAGCTTCTTTGATGCGCGGCAGAATTGGAACTGCTGTGAGCTTACTTATAGAGAGGGATTCTTCCTCTCCCAAAGAAATTTCCATCATACGCGATCGCATTACATTAAATCCGGTAATTGCTAAACTGCAAAAAAGTAAAAAAAATAATATTGGCTATATCCGCTTGACTCAATTTAATGCTAATGCGCCAATAAAATTAGCGAATGCAATTAGCGAATTAGAAGAAAAAGGGGCTGATGGCTACATTCTTGACTTACGAAATAATCCTGGTGGTTTGTTACAAGCTGGAATCGAAGTTGCTCGTCTGTGGTTAGATTCAGGTATTGTAGTTTATACGGTTAATCGGCAAGGTGTTCAAGGAAATTTTGAATCTTCCGGTCCAGCATTAACAAAAGACCCATTAGTTGTATTAGTAAATCAAGGAACAGCCAGCGCCAGCGAAATTTTGGCAGGTGCCCTACAAGATAATAAACGTGCCACTCTCGTAGGAGAAAAAACTTTTGGAAAAGGCTTGATACAATCATTATTTGAATTATCAGACGGTTCTGGCTTAGCGGTGACAATCGCTAAATATGAAACCCCCAATCATAGGGATATCAACAAATTAGGTATTACTCCAGATAAAGTGATGCCCTCCGAACCAATCGCAATCAATCAAGTAGCTACTTCCGATGACGTTCAATATCAAACAGCTGTTGAACTTTTAGAGTCAACAACTATTGCTCAACGGTTAGGAGCTAGGAGCTAGGATTTACCTATCCGCCTCTTTTCCAATGTCTAATTCCCAATCTTCAAAGAAGAGGTTTTGCCTTCTGTAGCTCTGCGAAATCGAGATTAGCTAAACTGGTGTAAGCGTTATCTATCAGACGTTTTCCTCTGAGAAAACCTGTATTTGCTCCGGGGCAAATGTACTTAAGTGTTTGGGGTGTGAAAGTCTCTAATAATAACTTGATACTTTTGATTTGCCGATGCCAGTGAAATGTTGTAGATGTTTTTAAAGGTACTGGTTCGGCTTGACGATTGGGGACTAAATGTCTTCCTGAAAACAATATTCCTCCCTGGGAATTATAGTGCAAACAAGACGAACCCGGAGAATGACCGGGTGTCCAAATTATTTGCGATACTGAATCAATATTGAATTTGCTATTGATAGCAGTAACCTTTGAGTCGGGTAATAAATAAGCCTCTTGTTCTTGGATTAAAATTTCACAGTCAAAAACTTTCTGGATTTCTGCACTTTTACCAATGGCACCGCGATGGCTAATAAATAACCAACGTACACCACCATTATTTTCTAAAAAGTCTCGATGATTTTCGTCCCAAGCCGGACAGTCAATGAGAATATTGCCTTCGTTTCTTACAATAAAGTAAGCTGTTCCTCCCAAAGTATCTCGATTGGGAGGAAATGCAAAAATAGAGTTGAGAATTGCTTTTGGTAGCTTGCGTGCATGATTGCTTTGCTCTTGGGATGAGGAGCGCATAAGAAAAAATTGTGTTATGGAGAAGGGTTGTCAGTTTGTATCGACAAAATAATTAGTTCGATTTTTAGATGGAGGAATTTTGAATTTTGCCTCCTCTTTGTTAAAAGCAAAAGATTTTGCGATCGACTGCACGTTAAGGTGAAAATTTATGCACGGGATTTAGGATGCAAGTATTATTGATCAACCGCAAACCGAATCAAGTCTATTCATTCGCTCGTACCTTAGGGCGAACGAAAGGAATATACGATTTTACCGTGCAAGGATTATACTTTTCATCGTTCGTTCAAAGTTTAATCTAAAATCTAGAGTCTAAAATTCAAAATTTAGGGAAAGTTTCGGTTAATGCGATAAGCAACGATTGACAACAGTTTCCGCAAAAGATTGGATTGATAATCCATTTTTTTTGACATTTGTATGCACTAATAAGACTACTGCAAGACATTTCCAAAAGAATAAATGAAAATAAAATGATATTTTGGCTTCTAATTATTTTAGGAATATTGATTTACTATATCCTCAGAAAGGAGGTTACGAAACTAACGAAAACTCCTCCTTGGCTGTTGTGGTTAGTATTGATGGCACCACCGATAATATGGATTAGTTGGGCAATCAAGTATGGGACTCAAATACCATTAGGGCTGTTTTTTGGGTCATTGGTAATTTGTACTGTATTATACAACGTGCTATTTGAGTGGGGTCGTATTCCGGTTAAGCAACAGAAAAAACCATCTGAAGCAGTCGATATACAAACGGCAGCAACTGTACAGACTAATGTAGAACCAACACGATTGCGCCCTATTGAGCCAGCAGAGGAAAGTCAACTCCGCTCTTGTTTTCCTTGGTCTGTGTACTATATTCACAATATTGAATACCGTCCTCAAGCTGTAATTTGTCGGGGTCAATTAAGAACTTCAGCTTTGAGTGCTTACCAGCAAATAAAAGAGAACATCGAAGCACAATTTGGCGATCGCTTCATTTTAATTTTTCAAGAAGGCTTTAACGGCAAGCCGATATTTTTGCTAGTTCCCAATCATCAAGCTGCTAAAGCTGCTGGTGGGGAACCGGAAAAACTAACTAAACCGGGATTAGCCTTATTGTTGCTAGGAGCTACTTTATTAACTACTACTTTAGTGGGAACTAATATTTCCGGGATTCAATATACGACGGAAGAAATATCCGCAAATCCAGGTTTAATATTGCGGGGCTTACCTTATGCTTTATCATTAATGACCATTTTAGGCATACATGAAATGGGTCATTATTTGACAGCAAAATTTTACAAAATTCGCACTACACTGCCCTACTTTATTCCCATGCCTCTTTTCTTGGGAACCTTTGGTGCATTTATTCAGATGCGTAGCCCCGTACCCAATCGTAAAGCTTTATTTGATGTTAGTATTGCTGGACCTTTCGCTGGTTTTGTCGCAAGTTTGCCTTTATTAATATGGGGTTTAGCTAATTCGCAGGTAGTTGAGATGCCAGAAGAAGCACAATTATTAGACACTAATGCTTTAAATCCCAGGCATTCTATATTAATCTCGTTGATTTCAAAATTAGCATTGGGCGCTCAGTTAGCCCCTGATATGGGTATAGATTTACATCCAGTTGCAATAGCGGGTTTCTTAGGAATTATTGTTACGGCATTAAATTTGATGCCCGTGGGACAACTTGATGGCGGGCACATTGTTCACGCTATGTTTGGACAGAAAACGGCGATGATTATCGGACAAACTGCCCGTTTGTTATTGCTGCTGCTTTCCTTTGTGCAGCAACAGTATTTACTGTGGGCACTTTACTTGATATTATTTGTACGCTTAGCTGACGAACCTGCTCTAAACGATGTGACGGAACTGGATAATAAGCGTGATGTTTTGGGGCTTATAGCAATTGCATTGTTAATTATAATTGTGCTGCCACTGCCACAGACATTGTCTCGTTTGCTAAATATTTGACTGGTGTAGAGCTAGAGGCAAAGAGTCTTGAGATTATTGGCGATGCTGGTTGCAAACGTCCCTCACCTTATTTCGGCAAAGGTTAAATTCATTATTGTTTAAATTTAAAATAAATTAACATTACATGGAAATGATTTTGAATGGTAAAGTTTTTACTCTACAAAACGGCTTTGCTTAATATATGATGATGTATCATTCTATCTTTTATTAAAAATAAACATAGGATGAATAACTAACTATATTTAATTTACGGCAAGGATAAAACTAGGAATGACACTGCAAATTCTCTCCACGGTATCAGTATTTTTTGCTCTAATAGTTACCATATTGGTTTTTCAAATAAAAAATGCCATCGGTGCTAGTAAAGTTGAACAAGAAAAATTATTAAAGCTTGTAGAAGACACAAGTGAGTTAAATAAGCAATTGACTCAAATAGTTGCTGACAGTAGTAAACATCAAACCGAATCTTCTGAATATTTAAAAGATAGGGTGAAAAATATAACTGAAACTACGGAAAAAGTTATAGTTCATCTTAGTGAGTTGGATAAAACAAATGCTCAAACGAAGCAAAGTCTTACCCAAGCTTTAGAAAGTAGCAAGAATCTTTCACAAGAAAAATTACAAGCACTAAGCGAGAAATTAGAAGTAGTTTCTTTGGTTTCTGGTAAAGTTGATAATTTAGCTCAAGCGACAGAAAAACTTGAAATACATCTTAGTGATTTAGATAAAGCTAATAATCAAACCCGAGAAAATCTCACTCAAGCAATAGAAGATAACAAAAATCTTTCTCAGCAGAACTTACAGGCACTAAGCGAAAAATTAGAAGCAGTTTCTTCCGTTTCTGATAAAGTCGATAATTTAGCTCAAGCCAATAATCAAACCCGAGAAAGTCTCACTCAAGCAATAGAAGATAACAAAAATCTTTCTCAGCAGAGCTTACAGGCACTAAGCGAAAAATTAGAAGCAGTTTCTTCTGTTTCTGATAAAGTCGATAATTTAGCTCAAGCTAATAATCAAACCCGAGAAAATCTCACTCAAGCAATAGAAGATAACACAAATATTTCTCAAATAAGCTTAAAAGAATTTAGCGAGAAATTAGAAGCAGTTTCTTCCGTTTCTAGCAAAGTTGATAATCTAACCCAAACTACAGAAAAGCTCGAAGCTCATCTTAGTAAGCTAGATAAAGCCAATAATCAAACAAAAGATAGTCTTACTCAAGCAATAGAAGATAACAAAAATATTTCTCAGCAAAGCTTAAAGGAATTTAGCGAAAAATTAGAAGCAGTTTCTTCCGTTTCTAGCAAAGTTGACAATCTAACCCAAACTACAGAAAAGCTCGAAGCTCATCTGAGCAAGCTAGATAAAGCCAACAATCAAACAAAAGAGAGTCTTACTAAAACTTTAGAAAGTAACAATAACCTTTCTCAAAAAAGTCTCAAGGAATTGAGCGAAAAATTAGAAGCAGTTTCTTCCGTTTCCGATCGAGTTGAGAATCTAAACCAAACTAGCCAAAAACTTGAGAAACACCTAACCCAACTGGATAAAG comes from Rivularia sp. PCC 7116 and encodes:
- the ctpA gene encoding carboxyl-terminal processing protease CtpA, with translation MDNSKVFRSILSFIMALWLAFGSFCSPAAALTDEQKLVSQAWRIVNRTYLDDTFNHQNWAQVRQEALKTRLKDSQTAYQAIQNMLKTLDDPFTRFLDPRQYRSLQVNTSGELTGVGLQIALNSETGKLEVVTPIAGSPAEKAGILPRDRIVKIEGTPTDNLTLDEAASLMRGRIGTAVSLLIERDSSSPKEISIIRDRITLNPVIAKLQKSKKNNIGYIRLTQFNANAPIKLANAISELEEKGADGYILDLRNNPGGLLQAGIEVARLWLDSGIVVYTVNRQGVQGNFESSGPALTKDPLVVLVNQGTASASEILAGALQDNKRATLVGEKTFGKGLIQSLFELSDGSGLAVTIAKYETPNHRDINKLGITPDKVMPSEPIAINQVATSDDVQYQTAVELLESTTIAQRLGARS
- a CDS encoding site-2 protease family protein, which encodes MIFWLLIILGILIYYILRKEVTKLTKTPPWLLWLVLMAPPIIWISWAIKYGTQIPLGLFFGSLVICTVLYNVLFEWGRIPVKQQKKPSEAVDIQTAATVQTNVEPTRLRPIEPAEESQLRSCFPWSVYYIHNIEYRPQAVICRGQLRTSALSAYQQIKENIEAQFGDRFILIFQEGFNGKPIFLLVPNHQAAKAAGGEPEKLTKPGLALLLLGATLLTTTLVGTNISGIQYTTEEISANPGLILRGLPYALSLMTILGIHEMGHYLTAKFYKIRTTLPYFIPMPLFLGTFGAFIQMRSPVPNRKALFDVSIAGPFAGFVASLPLLIWGLANSQVVEMPEEAQLLDTNALNPRHSILISLISKLALGAQLAPDMGIDLHPVAIAGFLGIIVTALNLMPVGQLDGGHIVHAMFGQKTAMIIGQTARLLLLLLSFVQQQYLLWALYLILFVRLADEPALNDVTELDNKRDVLGLIAIALLIIIVLPLPQTLSRLLNI